One Catillopecten margaritatus gill symbiont DNA window includes the following coding sequences:
- the rnfA gene encoding Ion-translocating oxidoreductase complex subunit A: MNEYILILVSTILVNNFVLVKFLGLCPFMGVSKKVETAIGMGFATTFVLTLASVSSYLINTYILIPFEMEYLRTVAFIVTIAGVVGFTELVVNKTSPVLHQSLGVFLPLITTNCAVLGVALLNVNQDNGFLASAVYGFGAAIGFSFVLVLFSTIRERIDGANVPEVFKGVPIALITAGLMSMAFMGFIGLA; encoded by the coding sequence ATGAACGAATATATTTTAATTTTAGTCAGCACGATTTTAGTAAATAATTTCGTCTTGGTAAAATTCTTAGGCTTGTGTCCCTTTATGGGGGTTTCTAAGAAGGTGGAAACGGCGATTGGCATGGGCTTTGCTACGACTTTTGTGCTGACTTTGGCAAGTGTGAGCAGTTATTTAATCAATACTTATATTTTAATTCCGTTTGAGATGGAATATTTACGCACGGTGGCATTTATCGTAACGATTGCAGGTGTGGTCGGCTTTACCGAGTTAGTGGTGAACAAAACTTCGCCCGTTTTACACCAATCTTTGGGCGTATTCTTGCCTTTGATTACGACAAATTGTGCGGTGCTGGGTGTGGCATTGCTCAATGTCAATCAAGATAATGGGTTTTTGGCATCAGCGGTTTATGGTTTTGGTGCGGCGATTGGTTTTTCTTTTGTTTTGGTATTGTTTTCCACTATTCGTGAACGCATTGACGGGGCAAATGTGCCAGAAGTTTTTAAAGGGGTTCCGATTGCGTTGATTACAGCGGGGTTAATGTCAATGGCATTTATGGGTTTCATTGGATTGGCGTGA
- a CDS encoding IS1595 family transposase ISBaz1, whose protein sequence is MKRKNKYYNRSRLSEAKFREVIKYFSVDLSATQIAQLTNLNLNTVNKILTLVRIRIFELSDQYQLQSAPLVGQIEVDESYFGARRVRGKRGRGARGKIIVFGLLKRGDKVYTQIIEKCDRITLHSIIKDKTSTDSIINSDGWRGYNGLVDFGYKKHYRVHHGKNEFARGNSHINGIESFGVMLKLD, encoded by the coding sequence ATGAAAAGGAAAAATAAGTATTACAACCGTTCAAGACTTTCAGAGGCAAAATTTAGAGAAGTTATTAAATATTTTTCAGTGGATTTAAGCGCTACTCAAATAGCACAATTAACCAATCTAAATTTAAACACTGTTAATAAAATTTTGACACTTGTAAGGATAAGAATTTTTGAATTATCAGACCAATATCAACTTCAATCTGCCCCACTAGTGGGGCAGATTGAAGTTGATGAAAGCTACTTTGGTGCTCGGCGCGTCCGTGGGAAACGCGGCCGAGGTGCCAGGGGCAAGATAATCGTATTTGGCTTATTGAAACGAGGTGATAAGGTTTATACTCAAATTATAGAAAAGTGCGATAGAATAACCCTTCACAGCATAATAAAAGACAAAACATCAACAGATAGTATTATTAATTCTGACGGATGGCGTGGATATAATGGCTTGGTAGATTTTGGCTATAAAAAGCATTATCGTGTTCATCATGGTAAGAATGAATTTGCCAGAGGAAATTCTCATATTAACGGCATCGAATCTTTTGGGGTTATGCTAAAATTAGACTAG
- the glmM gene encoding Phosphoglucosamine mutase — protein sequence MANYFGTDGIRGEVGVKPITADFFLKLGWAVGSVLAQNHENPSVVIGKDTRVSGYLFESALEAGFLSAGVDVGLLGPMPTPAIAYLTQTYSATAGVVISASHNHFQDNGVKFFSDKGFKLSDQDQKDIEERLQQPMLSVSSENIGKAIRHEQSLGRYIDFCKHSFDKEIDLSSLNIIVDCANGATYHIAENVFSELGANLTVINNQPDGFNINLNCGATDTKNLQATVLEKKADLGIAFDGDGDRLMMVDSQGELIDGDELVFIIAKAWQAQNRLSNNTVVGTKMTNLGVRHGYQALNINFIESDVGDRFVMEQMQKNNAILGGEGSGHIICLNQTTSGDAIIAALQVLEVVIKSDKTLAELKAEVQKYPQVLINVKTGAKIDLSAHKALKKAQTKVESTLGESGRVLIRASGTEPLIRVMVEGRDLTQVQQSAQALAETLS from the coding sequence TTTGGCACAAAACCATGAAAATCCCAGTGTTGTCATTGGTAAAGACACTCGTGTTTCAGGCTATTTATTTGAATCAGCATTAGAAGCAGGCTTTTTATCCGCAGGTGTTGATGTTGGGCTTTTGGGCCCAATGCCAACCCCTGCTATCGCCTATCTCACGCAAACTTATAGCGCCACAGCAGGTGTGGTAATCAGTGCATCGCACAATCATTTCCAAGATAACGGCGTTAAATTCTTCTCCGACAAAGGCTTCAAACTCAGTGATCAAGACCAAAAAGACATTGAAGAGCGACTACAGCAACCGATGCTTAGCGTCAGCAGTGAAAACATCGGCAAAGCCATTCGCCACGAACAATCACTAGGGCGTTATATTGATTTTTGCAAACATTCATTTGACAAAGAGATTGATTTATCCAGTCTTAATATCATAGTAGATTGTGCAAATGGTGCAACTTATCACATTGCCGAAAATGTATTTTCCGAATTAGGCGCCAACCTCACCGTCATCAACAATCAACCCGATGGTTTTAACATTAATCTCAATTGTGGTGCAACCGATACCAAAAATTTACAAGCAACTGTGCTCGAGAAAAAAGCCGATTTAGGTATCGCTTTCGACGGTGACGGTGACCGCCTAATGATGGTAGATTCACAAGGTGAATTGATTGATGGTGACGAGCTGGTTTTTATCATTGCCAAAGCTTGGCAAGCACAAAATCGACTAAGCAACAACACCGTAGTCGGCACCAAAATGACCAATCTCGGTGTGCGTCACGGCTATCAAGCATTAAACATTAATTTCATAGAGTCCGATGTTGGCGATAGATTTGTCATGGAACAAATGCAAAAAAATAATGCGATTCTCGGTGGTGAAGGTTCAGGGCATATTATTTGCCTCAATCAAACCACCTCAGGTGACGCTATTATTGCCGCCTTACAGGTGTTGGAAGTTGTTATCAAAAGCGACAAGACCTTAGCAGAATTGAAAGCCGAAGTGCAAAAATATCCCCAAGTCTTAATCAATGTTAAAACCGGAGCAAAAATTGATTTATCAGCCCACAAGGCGCTAAAAAAAGCACAAACCAAAGTAGAAAGCACCTTAGGTGAATCGGGTAGAGTGCTAATCCGTGCCTCTGGTACCGAGCCACTCATTCGAGTGATGGTTGAAGGTAGGGACTTAACGCAGGTTCAGCAAAGTGCTCAGGCATTAGCCGAGACACTGAGTTAA